In Paenibacillus sp. J23TS9, a single genomic region encodes these proteins:
- a CDS encoding iron-sulfur cluster biosynthesis family protein, whose protein sequence is MIILIDSYTEEKLAKSLIGRPGFFKLFYDTENCGCNGVLAIEIVEQPLETDIKVSVKKFTFLIDMQQESLFDKVLKLEADRTYPSFKVTSDSALYSTNVRIKDDRDIVLG, encoded by the coding sequence GTGATCATATTAATTGATTCTTACACGGAAGAAAAACTAGCTAAAAGTTTGATTGGAAGACCCGGTTTTTTCAAGCTTTTTTACGATACCGAAAATTGCGGATGCAACGGGGTGTTGGCCATCGAGATTGTTGAGCAGCCGCTTGAGACCGACATTAAGGTTTCTGTAAAAAAGTTTACTTTTCTGATCGACATGCAGCAGGAAAGCTTGTTCGACAAAGTGTTGAAGCTGGAAGCAGATCGAACATACCCGTCGTTTAAAGTGACCAGTGATTCGGCATTATACAGTACCAATGTTAGAATCAAAGACGACAGAGACATCGTTCTGGGCTGA
- a CDS encoding BlaI/MecI/CopY family transcriptional regulator has translation MVSYHFRFCNCDCARRFLASGPKANDELLWQKEPLSASEIIIKLTQQMQWSDQTIKTFLNRLHKKNAIRFEKSGRNDLYYPLISHDEYF, from the coding sequence CTGGTTTCCTACCACTTTCGTTTCTGCAACTGTGATTGTGCGCGACGCTTTCTTGCTTCGGGGCCGAAAGCGAATGATGAGCTCCTCTGGCAAAAGGAGCCTTTGTCCGCCAGTGAGATCATTATCAAATTAACCCAACAAATGCAATGGTCGGATCAGACGATTAAAACCTTCCTGAATAGACTTCACAAGAAAAATGCGATTCGATTCGAAAAGTCCGGCCGGAACGACCTCTACTATCCATTGATTTCGCATGATGAATATTTCTAA